From Halobacteriovorax sp. GB3, a single genomic window includes:
- a CDS encoding DEAD/DEAH box helicase, whose product MSKFKQLQLHNLVDSFILKSGYKEPTEIQANAIPLLLDGLDILGIAKTGSGKTAAFLFPLLSRLLNDFDRGDQSKLLILSPTRELAIQTHEIINSILEYSSLSSSLIIGGVSKRAQIDSLSSYGQVIVATPGRLVDLIKDGLVNFDDLSYFVLDEADMMLDMGFKDDIDFIVSKLPVKRQTALISATMPKAIEKISSSIQIDPKKIEIERESTVNQNIDQSVYFCLEENKNYLLLSLLEQFSDMQVLIFCKAKYGVREVVDLLKRSQIEASEIHSDLTQAQRNEAIHFYSNKEVRVLVATDIASRGIDIGGIDLVINFNLPEDATYYVHRIGRTGRANNNGLALSLCSDKDMPFLRNIQKLIGENISVVRDQPFHHEFQIPSKKKKNRRRRR is encoded by the coding sequence ATGTCTAAATTTAAACAATTACAACTTCATAATCTTGTGGATAGTTTTATCCTGAAATCTGGTTATAAAGAGCCTACAGAGATTCAAGCTAATGCTATTCCTCTTCTTTTGGATGGATTGGATATTCTTGGTATTGCTAAAACTGGTTCCGGTAAGACCGCTGCCTTTTTATTTCCTCTTTTGAGTCGTCTATTGAATGATTTTGATCGTGGTGATCAGAGTAAATTACTTATACTTTCACCGACACGAGAGTTGGCCATTCAAACTCACGAAATCATCAATTCTATTCTCGAGTATTCATCTCTTTCTTCTAGCCTTATTATTGGAGGAGTTAGTAAGAGGGCACAGATCGATTCGCTTTCGAGTTATGGTCAAGTTATTGTGGCAACACCTGGACGTTTAGTAGATCTCATTAAAGATGGTCTTGTTAACTTTGATGATCTTTCTTATTTTGTTCTAGATGAAGCTGATATGATGCTTGATATGGGATTTAAAGATGATATCGACTTTATCGTTTCAAAACTACCTGTCAAAAGACAGACTGCTCTTATTTCGGCAACTATGCCAAAGGCGATAGAAAAAATTTCAAGTTCCATACAGATTGATCCTAAGAAAATTGAAATTGAACGAGAATCGACTGTAAACCAGAATATTGATCAGAGTGTTTATTTTTGTCTCGAAGAGAATAAAAATTATCTTCTTTTAAGTCTCCTTGAACAATTCTCTGATATGCAGGTCCTTATTTTCTGTAAGGCAAAATATGGTGTTCGTGAGGTTGTTGATTTATTAAAACGTTCGCAGATTGAAGCCTCAGAAATTCACAGTGATCTCACTCAGGCCCAAAGAAATGAGGCCATTCATTTCTACTCAAATAAAGAGGTGAGAGTTCTCGTTGCAACAGATATCGCCTCTCGTGGTATTGATATAGGTGGTATTGATCTTGTCATTAATTTTAATCTACCTGAGGATGCAACTTACTATGTCCATAGAATAGGTAGAACAGGAAGGGCGAACAACAATGGTCTAGCCCTTTCTCTTTGTAGTGACAAAGATATGCCTTTTCTTCGAAATATCCAAAAGCTCATTGGTGAAAATATCTCAGTTGTCCGTGATCAGCCATTCCATCATGAGTTTCAAATTCCTTCGAAGAAAAAGAAAAATCGAAGAAGAAGGCGCTAA
- a CDS encoding NAD(P)-dependent alcohol dehydrogenase has translation MKTVGYAAQSKDSGLAPFHFERRNLQDNDVAIEILFSGICHSDLHTVHGDWGDQAYPLIPGHEIIGKVIDVGAKVKDYKVGDSVGVGCMVDSCQTCDQCHNHEEQYCRNGLTPTYGGVEKETGKTTQGGYSKHIVVREEFVLKVSDKLDLSKAAPILCAGITTFSPLKTWNVKKGTRVGVIGLGGLGHMGVKLAVAMGAEVTVISRSTSKEEEAKAIGAKGILSSTDQDAMAKAQSSFDLILDTVPVKHDFNTYTPLLDVDGTLVVVGQIGPMEETFTAPLIFGRRRIAGSLIGGIKETQEVLDFCAEHGIHPECEIINPEQINEAWDKLQQSNPAHRFVIDMKSLNP, from the coding sequence ATGAAAACTGTTGGTTACGCTGCTCAGTCTAAGGACTCAGGACTTGCACCCTTTCATTTTGAAAGAAGAAATTTACAAGATAACGATGTTGCTATTGAAATCCTTTTCAGTGGAATCTGCCACTCAGACCTTCACACTGTTCATGGAGACTGGGGAGATCAGGCCTATCCACTCATTCCAGGTCATGAGATCATTGGAAAAGTTATTGATGTGGGAGCGAAGGTAAAAGATTATAAAGTTGGAGACAGTGTTGGTGTCGGCTGTATGGTTGATAGTTGCCAGACTTGTGACCAATGCCATAACCACGAAGAACAATACTGTAGAAATGGTCTTACACCAACATACGGTGGAGTTGAAAAAGAAACGGGAAAGACAACTCAAGGTGGATACTCAAAGCACATTGTTGTTAGAGAGGAATTCGTTCTTAAAGTTTCCGATAAACTCGATCTGTCAAAAGCGGCCCCAATTCTTTGTGCAGGGATTACAACTTTCTCGCCTCTTAAAACATGGAACGTAAAAAAAGGAACAAGAGTTGGTGTTATTGGGCTTGGTGGATTAGGTCATATGGGTGTAAAACTAGCTGTCGCTATGGGCGCAGAAGTTACAGTCATTAGCCGCTCAACAAGTAAAGAAGAAGAGGCAAAAGCAATTGGAGCCAAGGGAATCTTATCTTCAACTGATCAAGATGCCATGGCCAAAGCACAGTCATCTTTTGATTTAATTCTTGATACAGTACCAGTTAAACACGACTTCAATACTTACACTCCACTTCTCGATGTCGATGGAACACTTGTTGTCGTTGGTCAAATTGGACCAATGGAAGAAACATTTACTGCTCCTCTCATTTTTGGAAGAAGAAGAATTGCTGGGTCACTGATTGGTGGAATTAAAGAAACACAAGAAGTTCTGGACTTCTGTGCAGAACATGGAATTCATCCAGAGTGTGAAATAATCAATCCAGAACAAATCAACGAAGCATGGGATAAATTACAACAGAGTAACCCAGCACACCGTTTTGTTATCGATATGAAGAGCTTAAATCCATAA
- a CDS encoding LysR family transcriptional regulator, with protein MNKDQFDGLIAFKVVSEERSFTSAAEKLQISPPAVSKMISQLEKKMGVTLFTRTTRTVSLSEAGRLFMEEVGPAIDQIMNAQNRAKSFSKVASGTLKINMPGVLFPYYLAKIIPGFLKKHPDVTVDLYSDDQASDIFDKGFDAGVRTGDIIAKDLTAFKLFGPVKFVTVASPEYLKEMGTPKHPRDLLEHNCIRHRFGSGNSVYEKWEFEDKKKEFAVTISGNTILNTSESIRHACLQGIGIAYTEFGNVEKDIKQGKLILILKNYHAQESGYFLYYPNRSQVSPTLRAFIDYIKEIRK; from the coding sequence ATGAATAAAGACCAATTTGACGGCCTTATCGCCTTTAAAGTTGTCTCAGAGGAGAGAAGCTTTACTAGTGCAGCTGAAAAACTTCAAATCTCACCTCCAGCAGTCAGTAAGATGATTTCCCAACTAGAAAAGAAAATGGGTGTCACTCTCTTTACCAGAACAACGAGAACCGTCAGTCTCTCTGAAGCTGGACGACTTTTTATGGAAGAAGTTGGACCTGCTATAGATCAAATTATGAATGCTCAAAATAGAGCTAAAAGTTTTTCAAAAGTTGCCTCAGGAACTTTAAAGATAAACATGCCAGGTGTTCTCTTTCCCTATTACTTAGCAAAGATCATTCCAGGTTTTTTGAAAAAGCACCCCGATGTCACTGTTGACCTCTATAGTGATGATCAGGCCTCGGATATTTTTGATAAAGGTTTTGATGCAGGGGTGAGAACAGGAGACATAATCGCTAAAGACCTTACGGCATTTAAACTTTTTGGACCCGTAAAATTTGTGACAGTCGCTTCTCCAGAGTACTTGAAAGAGATGGGAACACCTAAACACCCAAGAGATCTATTAGAACACAATTGTATCAGGCATCGATTTGGCAGTGGTAATAGTGTTTACGAGAAATGGGAGTTTGAAGACAAGAAAAAAGAATTTGCCGTTACAATATCGGGAAATACAATTCTCAATACATCAGAATCAATTCGACACGCATGCCTTCAAGGTATTGGTATTGCCTATACAGAATTTGGAAATGTAGAAAAAGATATTAAACAAGGAAAGCTGATTCTTATACTAAAGAATTATCACGCACAGGAGTCTGGTTACTTTCTCTACTATCCAAATCGATCACAGGTCTCTCCAACTCTAAGGGCCTTTATCGATTATATTAAAGAGATAAGAAAGTAG
- a CDS encoding (R)-mandelonitrile lyase produces MKVNILITTIIAMQLVGCSSFAGKKESRKMVITKQSKVAHFNSTSPVFTGSVAVKMLFTEQGTSKLTGADVTFSKKARSAWHTHPKGQLLVVTKGSGLVQQWGENARKLKAGDVVWTPAGVKHWHGAGVKHELTHTALQEKDNNGKNVNWLEKVSDEQYEKAVSEVK; encoded by the coding sequence GTGAAAGTAAATATCTTAATTACGACAATCATAGCGATGCAATTAGTTGGATGCTCCAGCTTTGCAGGCAAGAAAGAGTCAAGGAAGATGGTCATAACAAAGCAGTCTAAAGTTGCGCACTTTAATTCTACATCACCAGTATTTACGGGAAGTGTTGCTGTAAAAATGCTTTTTACAGAACAGGGAACTTCTAAACTTACTGGAGCAGATGTTACTTTTTCTAAGAAGGCGAGATCTGCTTGGCACACACATCCAAAAGGACAGCTTCTCGTTGTAACAAAGGGAAGTGGACTGGTTCAGCAGTGGGGCGAAAATGCACGTAAGCTTAAGGCCGGCGATGTTGTCTGGACACCTGCTGGAGTGAAGCACTGGCATGGGGCGGGAGTGAAGCATGAACTTACTCACACTGCTCTTCAAGAAAAAGATAACAATGGCAAAAATGTTAATTGGCTAGAAAAAGTTTCTGATGAACAATACGAAAAAGCTGTAAGCGAAGTAAAATAA
- a CDS encoding cyclophilin-like fold protein: MKLLLMSCLFLLSTYGLSIEQMGKKTMKIKISNQTQELILELEMNSTSKSLIEQLPLSIEIKDYASIEKIFYPPKKLSLKGAPNGYTPKKGDITYYSPWGDVAMFYKDFSHSDGLIYMGRIVSGSVDLDELKSGTYLISLLH, translated from the coding sequence ATGAAATTACTTTTGATGAGCTGCTTATTTCTTCTCTCTACCTATGGCCTGTCAATTGAGCAAATGGGTAAAAAAACTATGAAGATTAAAATTTCAAATCAAACACAAGAACTAATCTTAGAATTAGAAATGAATAGCACTTCTAAGAGTCTAATTGAACAGCTTCCTCTTTCTATTGAGATTAAAGATTATGCTTCTATTGAAAAAATCTTTTATCCTCCAAAGAAGCTCTCTTTAAAAGGGGCACCTAACGGATATACTCCTAAAAAAGGGGATATTACTTACTATTCTCCTTGGGGAGATGTTGCTATGTTTTATAAGGACTTTTCCCACTCAGATGGACTGATCTACATGGGAAGAATAGTAAGTGGAAGTGTTGATTTAGATGAACTGAAGAGCGGAACTTATTTAATATCACTTCTCCATTGA
- a CDS encoding TolC family protein, giving the protein MEKNLIGTIVTTLVISTSSFAQKPTLGVNEYIELLKKNDPQFELIINERLKKEYLVDQGLPSREFLLSASTEYGFALDDSENTNQTTVELSRTLIESGTEITVSRSQNKLSDREETVSSVEIEQKIINDGFGSNTRAKKKVLQNEVQILDLQIKESYEDYIEQRLSAYFELGQLYTELKSSKEIFEEAKKLYQEVLNKRKKSIASTTDVKRAKLQMLVREDEYLEGQTAYTKTVQSLSTYIGKSLLKDIPEFKFDFSKRLTEAPLREEELKEYRSYQIKDMTTKNAKESLDIEKNNGGLSASIVAGASLDDSKRFSTTVKNEEMLIGLRVDIPFGDSNQKALNQKANYEYIKARIEKKNYINELLSNLSQLQIELNNKKRKLEIAKEKSILSESIVKEDTKRYENGRLSLEELITTRNNRATYKKAYISEQMAYNKLVVTFLSATDRLID; this is encoded by the coding sequence ATGGAAAAGAATCTAATTGGAACAATAGTAACGACACTCGTTATTAGCACTTCAAGTTTTGCACAAAAACCAACACTTGGTGTAAATGAATATATCGAACTTCTAAAAAAGAACGATCCTCAGTTTGAATTGATCATTAATGAGCGTCTAAAAAAGGAGTATCTCGTAGATCAGGGTCTTCCCTCTCGTGAATTTCTTCTAAGTGCGAGTACTGAATATGGTTTTGCTCTTGATGACAGTGAAAATACAAATCAAACAACTGTTGAGCTATCTAGAACCTTAATTGAATCAGGAACAGAGATCACTGTTTCAAGATCACAGAATAAACTTTCTGATCGAGAAGAAACGGTTTCTTCTGTAGAGATTGAACAAAAAATTATTAATGACGGTTTTGGAAGTAACACAAGAGCAAAAAAGAAAGTCCTTCAAAATGAAGTTCAGATACTCGATCTACAAATCAAAGAGAGCTATGAAGACTATATAGAACAGAGACTTAGTGCTTATTTTGAATTAGGACAACTATACACTGAGCTAAAATCATCAAAAGAGATTTTTGAAGAAGCAAAAAAACTCTATCAAGAAGTTCTAAATAAGAGAAAAAAGAGTATAGCAAGCACAACAGATGTAAAGAGAGCTAAATTACAAATGCTTGTAAGAGAGGATGAGTACTTAGAAGGCCAAACCGCCTACACAAAAACAGTTCAATCACTTTCAACTTATATTGGTAAATCACTATTAAAAGACATACCAGAATTTAAGTTTGATTTTTCAAAGCGTCTAACAGAGGCCCCTCTTAGAGAAGAAGAATTAAAAGAATATCGCTCATATCAAATCAAGGATATGACGACAAAGAATGCCAAAGAAAGCTTAGACATTGAAAAAAACAATGGTGGTCTTAGTGCAAGCATCGTGGCCGGAGCGAGTTTAGATGACTCAAAGAGATTTTCAACAACAGTTAAGAATGAAGAAATGCTCATTGGCCTAAGAGTTGATATTCCTTTTGGTGACTCAAACCAAAAAGCGCTCAATCAAAAGGCAAATTACGAGTACATTAAAGCAAGAATAGAAAAGAAAAATTATATTAATGAACTCCTTTCAAATCTTTCACAATTACAAATTGAACTAAACAATAAAAAACGCAAGTTAGAAATAGCAAAAGAAAAATCGATTCTCTCAGAGAGTATCGTTAAAGAAGATACAAAACGTTATGAAAATGGAAGGCTCTCCCTAGAAGAGCTCATTACAACAAGAAATAACAGAGCGACTTACAAAAAGGCCTATATAAGTGAGCAAATGGCCTACAATAAGTTAGTCGTAACATTTCTCTCGGCCACAGACCGTCTTATAGACTAG
- a CDS encoding efflux RND transporter permease subunit — translation MKKLISFFAHRPLYANILMFGLVISSVFFWFRIGKEEMPEFTFNSIRVSISYPGAAAEDVEHFIIRPVEEELKGLSGLDEVTATGSYGSATFSISFEPTVENLAEKVQEVKDAVEKVDLPSDVEQPVYRQFKTSEKAIIDIGLYLKDTEIHTVKSRALLQKHALAIKNRLINLPEISNVDESGYREPEIHIKILPNKLKELEISLSEVKQQISKQHIRSPIGSMEDKSETEITLKAELDTVEDLENVIISNSFSAKKIYLKDVATIERAFAKSNSITKIQGREGIKLNVKKSNSSDIISAQKAIVKFLATYKKQNPKSPVGLVLIDDESYDVRNRLELIGANGIIGFILIVIILFIFLDFRAGVWVGMGIPFSLAFTLISCYLMGYTINNMTLAAIIIVLGIVVDDAIIVAENISREEHHGNSPGKSAVEGTTRVILPIIASVLTTCAAFVPLYFFEGRFSLFVKYIPAVIFLMLFASLIESSFILPSHMIHKLPGEDLYKKFFKKNYVSIFREKYIHVLEIKFERILIKLLPWRTIIFGAFALMLVLSGYLYKEKLRYVMFPREESRDFTLKVVATENLKRLEMAKKVSEIEKLILDDPYKIVTSIRTTIGQSRRGGEVKENEATLRVEVVPPSEREISLNKYLKELKSKTDQFKGYKEIRALKSRFGSGSGSPIAIQVQENDDVLRNQVLNELREKLVKIDYLSNVEIERPLLKDEYLMIPKKDAITQLNVDFEQLSSSLRAYIQGSTLYTLRKGDEEIDVKLTTQEENKRDIETILDLKISNSGNYLVPLRELVDAVKGKKPSNIQRTNFKRANFIYADIAEGKKITPLEIADLLEEEVFPSVLEHSPSTILKFRGEIEDSREAQSDFGISVLLVLGLIYVLLIFLFNSMLTPLLIGTIIPFGVVGVIFSFYAHGMMQFGFFAVVGTLGMIGIVINDSIVLIDKLEEKFEPTDSKKNLFEQIARISSTRLRAVVVTTLTTVTGLFPTAYGLGGYDSMLAEMMLAMAWGLLFAMFITLLLVPCLYSYFIQLRMLWKRI, via the coding sequence ATGAAAAAACTAATCTCATTTTTTGCTCACAGACCTCTCTATGCCAATATACTCATGTTTGGACTGGTTATCAGTTCTGTCTTTTTCTGGTTTCGCATAGGTAAAGAGGAAATGCCAGAGTTCACATTTAACTCAATTAGAGTTTCCATCTCTTACCCAGGAGCTGCTGCTGAAGATGTGGAACACTTCATTATTCGCCCAGTAGAAGAGGAACTTAAAGGACTTAGTGGACTAGATGAAGTCACAGCAACGGGATCTTATGGATCAGCAACATTCTCAATTTCTTTTGAACCTACAGTAGAAAACCTCGCTGAAAAGGTACAAGAAGTAAAAGATGCTGTTGAAAAAGTTGATCTTCCTAGCGATGTAGAGCAACCAGTTTATCGTCAATTTAAAACTTCAGAAAAGGCCATCATCGATATAGGTCTGTACTTAAAAGATACAGAAATACATACAGTAAAATCGAGGGCCCTACTGCAAAAACATGCGCTGGCCATAAAAAATAGACTGATCAATTTACCAGAAATCAGCAATGTCGATGAAAGTGGCTATAGAGAGCCAGAAATTCACATTAAAATTCTTCCTAACAAATTAAAAGAATTAGAAATCTCTCTCTCTGAAGTGAAGCAACAGATCTCAAAACAGCATATTCGCTCCCCAATCGGAAGCATGGAAGACAAGTCTGAAACAGAGATTACATTGAAGGCCGAGCTGGATACTGTTGAAGACTTAGAGAATGTCATCATTAGTAATAGCTTTAGTGCTAAGAAAATTTATCTAAAAGATGTCGCCACTATTGAGAGGGCCTTTGCTAAGTCAAATTCCATCACAAAGATTCAAGGACGAGAAGGAATTAAGCTCAATGTAAAAAAGAGTAATTCTTCAGATATCATTTCAGCACAAAAGGCCATCGTTAAATTTCTCGCGACATACAAAAAACAAAATCCAAAATCCCCTGTAGGTTTAGTTCTCATTGATGACGAATCTTATGATGTAAGAAATAGACTCGAATTGATTGGGGCCAACGGAATTATCGGTTTCATTCTTATTGTTATTATTCTCTTTATCTTTTTAGATTTCAGGGCCGGTGTATGGGTAGGAATGGGGATACCTTTCTCATTGGCCTTTACGCTTATCAGTTGTTACTTAATGGGCTATACAATCAATAATATGACCCTCGCAGCGATTATTATCGTACTTGGGATTGTTGTCGATGATGCCATTATTGTTGCTGAAAATATATCAAGAGAAGAACACCACGGAAACTCCCCAGGAAAATCTGCGGTTGAAGGTACAACAAGAGTTATTCTTCCAATTATTGCTAGTGTCTTAACAACTTGTGCAGCCTTTGTTCCTCTTTATTTTTTCGAAGGACGCTTTAGTCTCTTTGTTAAATATATTCCGGCCGTTATCTTTCTTATGCTCTTTGCAAGTTTAATTGAATCTTCTTTCATTCTACCTTCACACATGATTCATAAACTTCCAGGAGAAGATCTCTATAAAAAATTCTTTAAAAAGAACTACGTATCAATCTTCAGAGAAAAATACATCCATGTTTTGGAAATTAAATTTGAAAGAATTCTAATAAAGCTCCTGCCATGGAGAACAATTATCTTCGGTGCATTCGCTCTTATGCTAGTGCTCTCTGGCTATTTATACAAAGAAAAACTACGCTACGTTATGTTTCCAAGAGAGGAATCACGTGATTTCACTTTAAAAGTTGTTGCCACAGAAAACCTAAAGAGACTTGAGATGGCAAAGAAAGTTTCTGAAATAGAAAAGCTCATTCTCGATGATCCCTATAAAATCGTCACTTCGATTCGAACGACAATTGGACAGAGTCGACGTGGAGGAGAAGTTAAAGAAAATGAAGCGACTCTTCGTGTAGAGGTTGTCCCTCCATCTGAGCGAGAGATCTCGCTCAATAAATATTTAAAAGAACTAAAAAGTAAAACAGATCAATTTAAGGGTTATAAAGAGATCAGAGCACTGAAGAGTCGATTTGGTTCAGGGAGTGGTAGTCCAATTGCTATTCAAGTTCAAGAGAACGATGATGTTCTTAGAAATCAAGTACTCAACGAATTAAGAGAAAAATTAGTAAAAATCGACTATCTCAGTAACGTTGAAATAGAAAGACCTCTTCTAAAAGATGAGTATCTCATGATTCCAAAAAAAGATGCTATCACTCAGCTCAATGTTGATTTCGAGCAGCTCTCAAGTTCTCTTAGGGCCTATATTCAAGGATCAACACTTTATACACTTAGAAAAGGTGACGAAGAAATCGATGTCAAACTGACAACTCAAGAAGAAAACAAGCGCGACATTGAAACTATTCTCGATCTGAAGATTTCAAACTCAGGTAATTATCTTGTACCACTGAGAGAACTTGTTGATGCCGTGAAAGGAAAAAAGCCTTCAAATATCCAAAGAACGAATTTTAAAAGAGCAAACTTCATCTATGCCGATATCGCTGAGGGAAAAAAAATTACTCCTTTAGAAATCGCGGATCTTTTAGAAGAGGAAGTCTTTCCATCTGTATTAGAGCACTCTCCTTCAACAATTCTAAAGTTTAGAGGAGAAATCGAGGATTCAAGGGAAGCGCAATCTGACTTTGGAATATCAGTTCTTCTCGTCCTTGGACTTATCTATGTGCTTTTGATTTTCTTATTCAATTCTATGCTAACTCCTCTTCTTATTGGAACGATAATTCCTTTTGGAGTGGTAGGAGTTATCTTCAGTTTCTATGCTCATGGGATGATGCAATTTGGTTTCTTTGCCGTTGTTGGGACCTTGGGAATGATTGGTATTGTTATTAACGACTCCATTGTTCTTATCGATAAATTAGAAGAAAAATTCGAACCAACCGACTCCAAGAAAAATCTCTTTGAGCAAATTGCGAGGATCTCATCGACAAGGCTTAGAGCAGTCGTTGTAACAACACTGACAACAGTAACGGGACTTTTTCCTACGGCCTATGGCCTTGGAGGTTATGATTCGATGCTTGCTGAAATGATGCTTGCTATGGCATGGGGACTTCTCTTTGCCATGTTTATTACACTATTATTAGTACCGTGCTTGTACTCATATTTCATACAATTGAGGATGTTATGGAAAAGAATCTAA